In Heliangelus exortis chromosome Z, bHelExo1.hap1, whole genome shotgun sequence, a genomic segment contains:
- the PRRC1 gene encoding protein PRRC1 isoform X1, producing the protein MMEESGIETTPPAISPPSTAGAAAALATSVSLAFSTSISQFSAPPPLSSSTGPGLPAPPTGPPISGFCMSSTNITRGHAGRAPQSPLMPSFSAPPVTGVLTDPITQQATSSFPLAPGTVSAITFPEEHEDPRVSTAQSGAPVGGLWGFIKGVVENPMVKSVLDKTKHSVETMITTLDPGMVPYIKTGGELDIVVTSNKELKVAAIRDAFQEVFGMAVVTGEAAQSNIAPQPVGYAAGLKGAQERIDSLRRTGVIHEKQPAVSVENFIEELLPDMWFDIGCLIIEDPVHGIHLEAFTQATPVPLQYVQQAKSLTPQDYSLRWSGLLVTVGEVLEKSLLNVNRADWHLVFTGMSCRQMIYSAAKALAGMYKQHLPPRTV; encoded by the exons ATGATGGAGGAGAGTGGAATAGAAACAACTCCACCTGCCATATCCCCACCaagcacagcaggagctgctgctgcccttgctACATCTGTCTCATTAG CTTTTAGTACCTCCATCTCCCAGTTTTCTGCGCCTCCTCCATTAAGCTCTAGTACTGGTCCTGGTCTTCCTGCACCTCCCACTGGGCCCCCCATTTCAGGATTTTGCATGTCTTCAACCAATATTACTAGAGGTCATGCTGGTCGAGCACCACAAAGCCCACTGATGCCATCATTTTCTGCACCTCCAGTCACAG GTGTGTTGACAGATCCTATTACTCAACAAGCAACTTCCTCATTCCCTTTGGCTCCTGGAACTGTTTCTGCAATCACCTTTCCCGAGGAGCATGAAGACCCTAGGGTATCTACTGCCCAAAGTGGAGCACCTGTGGGAGGACTGTGGGGGTTTATAAAG GGTGTAGTTGAGAATCCCATGGTGAAGTCTGTGCTTGATAAAACCAAACATTCAGTGGAGACCATGATCACTACTCTGGATCCTGGCATGGTTCCATATATCA AAACAGGGGGAGAACTAGATATAGTGGTTACTTCCAACAAAGAGTTAAAGGTTGCGGCAATTCGAGATGCGTTTCAGGAAGTGTTTGGAATGGCAGTTGTTACTGGAGAGGCTGCACAGTCCAACATCGCACCCCAACCTGTAGGCTATGCTGCAGGTTTAAAA GGAGCCCAAGAAAGGATAGACAGCTTGCGTCGGACAGGAGTAATACATGAAAAACAGCCTGCTGTATCAGTAGAAAACTTCATTGAGGAATTGCTTCCTGACAT GTGGTTTGACATTGGATGTCTGATCATTGAAGATCCAGTTCATGGAATTCATCTGGAAGCTTTTACCCAAGCAACACCAGTGCCTTTGCAGTATGTTCAGCAG GCTAAGAGCCTCACTCCTCAGGACTACAGTCTGAGATGGTCAGGCCTGTTGGTGACCGTGGGCGAAGTGCTTGAGAAGAGTTTACTGAACGTCAACAGGGCTGATTGGCACTTGGTATTCACAGGCATGTCCTGTCGGCAGATGATCTACAGTGCAGCTAAGGCTCTGGCGGGAATGTACAAACAGCACTTACCACCCAGGACTGTTTGA
- the PRRC1 gene encoding protein PRRC1 isoform X2: MMEESGIETTPPAISPPSTAGAAAALATSVSLAFSTSISQFSAPPPLSSSTGPGLPAPPTGPPISGFCMSSTNITRGHAGRAPQSPLMPSFSAPPVTGVLTDPITQQATSSFPLAPGTVSAITFPEEHEDPRVSTAQSGAPVGGLWGFIKGVVENPMVKSVLDKTKHSVETMITTLDPGMVPYIKTGGELDIVVTSNKELKVAAIRDAFQEVFGMAVVTGEAAQSNIAPQPVGYAAGLKGAQERIDSLRRTGVIHEKQPAVSVENFIEELLPDMWFDIGCLIIEDPVHGIHLEAFTQATPVPLQYVQQAYTGICSKLQSLHVA; encoded by the exons ATGATGGAGGAGAGTGGAATAGAAACAACTCCACCTGCCATATCCCCACCaagcacagcaggagctgctgctgcccttgctACATCTGTCTCATTAG CTTTTAGTACCTCCATCTCCCAGTTTTCTGCGCCTCCTCCATTAAGCTCTAGTACTGGTCCTGGTCTTCCTGCACCTCCCACTGGGCCCCCCATTTCAGGATTTTGCATGTCTTCAACCAATATTACTAGAGGTCATGCTGGTCGAGCACCACAAAGCCCACTGATGCCATCATTTTCTGCACCTCCAGTCACAG GTGTGTTGACAGATCCTATTACTCAACAAGCAACTTCCTCATTCCCTTTGGCTCCTGGAACTGTTTCTGCAATCACCTTTCCCGAGGAGCATGAAGACCCTAGGGTATCTACTGCCCAAAGTGGAGCACCTGTGGGAGGACTGTGGGGGTTTATAAAG GGTGTAGTTGAGAATCCCATGGTGAAGTCTGTGCTTGATAAAACCAAACATTCAGTGGAGACCATGATCACTACTCTGGATCCTGGCATGGTTCCATATATCA AAACAGGGGGAGAACTAGATATAGTGGTTACTTCCAACAAAGAGTTAAAGGTTGCGGCAATTCGAGATGCGTTTCAGGAAGTGTTTGGAATGGCAGTTGTTACTGGAGAGGCTGCACAGTCCAACATCGCACCCCAACCTGTAGGCTATGCTGCAGGTTTAAAA GGAGCCCAAGAAAGGATAGACAGCTTGCGTCGGACAGGAGTAATACATGAAAAACAGCCTGCTGTATCAGTAGAAAACTTCATTGAGGAATTGCTTCCTGACAT GTGGTTTGACATTGGATGTCTGATCATTGAAGATCCAGTTCATGGAATTCATCTGGAAGCTTTTACCCAAGCAACACCAGTGCCTTTGCAGTATGTTCAGCAG GCGTACACTGGGATTTGCTCCAAACTCCAGTCACTGCATGTTGCCTGA
- the PRRC1 gene encoding protein PRRC1 isoform X3, with translation MMEESGIETTPPAISPPSTAGAAAALATSVSLGVLTDPITQQATSSFPLAPGTVSAITFPEEHEDPRVSTAQSGAPVGGLWGFIKGVVENPMVKSVLDKTKHSVETMITTLDPGMVPYIKTGGELDIVVTSNKELKVAAIRDAFQEVFGMAVVTGEAAQSNIAPQPVGYAAGLKGAQERIDSLRRTGVIHEKQPAVSVENFIEELLPDMWFDIGCLIIEDPVHGIHLEAFTQATPVPLQYVQQAKSLTPQDYSLRWSGLLVTVGEVLEKSLLNVNRADWHLVFTGMSCRQMIYSAAKALAGMYKQHLPPRTV, from the exons ATGATGGAGGAGAGTGGAATAGAAACAACTCCACCTGCCATATCCCCACCaagcacagcaggagctgctgctgcccttgctACATCTGTCTCATTAG GTGTGTTGACAGATCCTATTACTCAACAAGCAACTTCCTCATTCCCTTTGGCTCCTGGAACTGTTTCTGCAATCACCTTTCCCGAGGAGCATGAAGACCCTAGGGTATCTACTGCCCAAAGTGGAGCACCTGTGGGAGGACTGTGGGGGTTTATAAAG GGTGTAGTTGAGAATCCCATGGTGAAGTCTGTGCTTGATAAAACCAAACATTCAGTGGAGACCATGATCACTACTCTGGATCCTGGCATGGTTCCATATATCA AAACAGGGGGAGAACTAGATATAGTGGTTACTTCCAACAAAGAGTTAAAGGTTGCGGCAATTCGAGATGCGTTTCAGGAAGTGTTTGGAATGGCAGTTGTTACTGGAGAGGCTGCACAGTCCAACATCGCACCCCAACCTGTAGGCTATGCTGCAGGTTTAAAA GGAGCCCAAGAAAGGATAGACAGCTTGCGTCGGACAGGAGTAATACATGAAAAACAGCCTGCTGTATCAGTAGAAAACTTCATTGAGGAATTGCTTCCTGACAT GTGGTTTGACATTGGATGTCTGATCATTGAAGATCCAGTTCATGGAATTCATCTGGAAGCTTTTACCCAAGCAACACCAGTGCCTTTGCAGTATGTTCAGCAG GCTAAGAGCCTCACTCCTCAGGACTACAGTCTGAGATGGTCAGGCCTGTTGGTGACCGTGGGCGAAGTGCTTGAGAAGAGTTTACTGAACGTCAACAGGGCTGATTGGCACTTGGTATTCACAGGCATGTCCTGTCGGCAGATGATCTACAGTGCAGCTAAGGCTCTGGCGGGAATGTACAAACAGCACTTACCACCCAGGACTGTTTGA